In a genomic window of Pelotomaculum thermopropionicum SI:
- the GlmS gene encoding glucosamine 6-phosphate synthetase (contains amidotransferase and phosphosugar isomerase domains), giving the protein MCGIVGYIGPKEAVPVLFEGLSRLEYRGYDSAGVAFLEEGGLKVLKKEGKLSALGEKLNGCSFCARVGIGHTRWATHGRPSDENAHPHVDCGGRLAVVHNGIIENYLSLKEWLQAEGHVFRSQTDTEVLPHLIEHYYNGDLVGAVLKAVSRLEGSFAIAVISSREPDRIVAVRQDSPLVVGLGEGENFLASDIPALLKHTRRVYILDDGEVAVLEPDRVRVMDRSGREVGKEARLVNWKADQAEKGGYDHFMLKEIYEQPKALRDTLSGRISADGTRVVLDEVSLTPEEIRTLKRIYITACGTAYHAGLVGKYILERLVRLPVEVDIASEFRYRHPIIEPGTLVMVISQSGETADTLAALREARRQGARVIAVTNVVGSSVSREADDVIYTWAGPEIAVASTKAYTTQLVAMYLFALYLAAERKTAEPGQIRELLLGLKKLADKAQSILDNTVEIKDFAGEFATCKDLFFIGRGLDYAVALEGSLKLKEISYIHAEAYAAGELKHGTLALIEEKVPVVALATQVSLFDKMIGNIQEVNARGASVLALAMQGLKEVEKVAGKVVYIPETNPVLAPVLTVIPLQLLAYHTAVARGCDVDKPRNLAKSVTVE; this is encoded by the coding sequence ATGTGCGGCATAGTAGGATACATCGGTCCTAAAGAAGCCGTTCCTGTTTTATTCGAGGGTTTAAGCAGGCTGGAATACCGCGGCTACGACTCAGCCGGGGTAGCCTTTCTGGAGGAAGGCGGCCTGAAAGTGTTGAAAAAGGAGGGCAAGCTTTCCGCCCTGGGGGAAAAGCTAAACGGATGCAGTTTCTGCGCCAGGGTGGGCATAGGGCATACCCGCTGGGCCACCCACGGCAGGCCCTCCGATGAAAACGCCCACCCTCACGTTGACTGCGGCGGGCGGCTTGCCGTTGTGCACAACGGCATCATTGAAAATTACCTGAGCCTGAAGGAGTGGCTCCAGGCTGAAGGCCACGTCTTCCGCTCGCAAACCGATACGGAAGTGCTTCCGCACCTGATCGAGCACTACTACAATGGAGACCTGGTGGGGGCCGTCCTGAAGGCGGTGTCCAGGCTGGAGGGCTCATTTGCCATTGCCGTTATTTCATCGCGCGAGCCGGACCGGATAGTGGCCGTCCGCCAGGACAGCCCCCTGGTGGTGGGGCTGGGCGAGGGAGAAAATTTCCTGGCCTCAGATATTCCTGCCCTCCTAAAGCACACCCGGCGCGTCTACATTCTCGACGACGGGGAAGTAGCAGTACTTGAGCCAGACCGGGTAAGGGTCATGGACCGCAGCGGCCGCGAGGTTGGTAAAGAAGCTAGACTGGTCAACTGGAAAGCAGACCAGGCCGAAAAAGGCGGCTACGATCACTTTATGCTGAAGGAAATTTACGAGCAGCCGAAGGCGCTGCGGGATACCCTGAGCGGCCGGATTTCCGCCGACGGAACGAGGGTGGTGCTGGACGAGGTTAGCCTGACCCCGGAGGAAATAAGAACCCTGAAGAGGATATATATCACCGCCTGCGGCACCGCCTACCACGCCGGGCTGGTCGGCAAGTACATCCTGGAAAGGCTGGTGCGGCTGCCCGTAGAGGTAGACATAGCCTCCGAGTTCCGCTACCGCCACCCCATCATCGAGCCCGGCACCCTGGTGATGGTGATCAGCCAGTCCGGCGAGACCGCCGACACCCTGGCCGCCCTGCGGGAGGCCAGGCGTCAGGGGGCCAGGGTGATTGCCGTAACCAACGTGGTGGGCAGTTCGGTGTCCCGTGAGGCCGACGACGTGATTTATACCTGGGCCGGCCCCGAAATTGCCGTCGCTTCGACCAAGGCCTACACCACCCAGCTTGTGGCGATGTACCTGTTTGCCCTGTACCTGGCCGCCGAGCGCAAAACGGCCGAACCCGGGCAGATAAGAGAGCTTCTGCTGGGGCTGAAGAAACTGGCCGACAAGGCCCAAAGCATCCTGGACAACACCGTGGAGATAAAGGATTTTGCCGGGGAGTTTGCCACCTGCAAGGATCTTTTCTTTATCGGGCGGGGCCTGGACTACGCCGTGGCGCTGGAAGGCTCCCTGAAGCTGAAGGAGATCTCCTACATCCACGCCGAGGCATACGCCGCCGGCGAGCTCAAGCACGGCACCCTGGCCCTGATCGAAGAAAAGGTGCCGGTGGTGGCCCTGGCCACCCAGGTAAGCCTGTTTGACAAGATGATCGGCAACATCCAGGAGGTTAACGCCCGCGGCGCCTCGGTGCTGGCCCTGGCCATGCAAGGCCTGAAGGAAGTGGAAAAGGTGGCCGGCAAGGTGGTCTACATCCCGGAAACCAACCCCGTCCTGGCGCCGGTGCTGACCGTGATCCCCCTGCAGCTTCTGGCCTACCACACCGCCGTGGCCCGGGGCTGCGACGTGGATAAGCCGAGGAACCTGGCCAAGAGCGTGACGGTGGAGTAG
- a CDS encoding hypothetical protein (containing prokaryotic transcription elongation factor, GreA/GreB, C-terminal domain.), which yields MVKVALSKTAFEYLVKHLVEIEEGKNKILEKFFPKPSKERNEFENLIENYIQRLDRLIRNASKSKIADNKVPFVTIGSEVEIQNLSEQEVYKYFIVNPFYSEVREGHISFLSPVGKSLLLKKVGDEVEVKAPGGVFRYKIKSIRLRGDIK from the coding sequence ATGGTTAAGGTTGCATTGTCGAAAACGGCATTTGAATATCTGGTTAAACACTTGGTAGAAATTGAGGAAGGGAAAAATAAAATTCTTGAAAAATTTTTTCCTAAACCATCAAAAGAACGTAATGAATTTGAGAACCTCATTGAAAATTATATCCAGCGGCTTGACCGACTTATCAGAAATGCAAGTAAATCAAAAATCGCTGATAATAAAGTTCCATTCGTCACCATAGGCAGTGAGGTGGAGATACAAAACTTATCAGAGCAAGAAGTATATAAGTACTTCATCGTAAATCCATTCTATAGCGAGGTAAGAGAGGGACATATATCATTTTTATCACCGGTAGGTAAATCTTTATTGTTAAAGAAGGTCGGTGATGAAGTAGAAGTTAAAGCGCCGGGAGGGGTATTCCGTTACAAAATTAAATCTATTCGACTTCGAGGCGATATTAAATGA
- the AzlC gene encoding predicted branched-chain amino acid permease (azaleucine resistance) has protein sequence MQKQELKQGIKDSIPIILGYIPLGIAFGLLANKVGMSVIQATLMSVLCFTGAGQYIAIGIMQAGGAVFTIVLANVLVNLRYLLFSTSMVPYLKGKVPTAAGTLLSYGLTDETYAVAMNRYQNHAPTASYMAGLNLSSHVGWIASTLLGALLGSYAGNTDRLGLGFALPAMYICLLVFMIKRKSDVLVALSSALFCLLIGYLVPATMGNLFNIIIATVAGASLGVLIGERD, from the coding sequence ATGCAAAAACAAGAGCTGAAACAGGGAATCAAAGACTCAATTCCGATTATCCTTGGCTATATACCGCTGGGCATTGCATTCGGGCTGCTGGCAAACAAGGTGGGCATGTCGGTTATTCAGGCAACGTTGATGTCGGTTTTGTGTTTTACAGGAGCCGGGCAGTACATCGCCATCGGGATCATGCAGGCGGGAGGGGCGGTGTTCACCATCGTGCTGGCGAACGTTCTGGTGAACTTAAGGTATTTATTGTTTTCAACCTCCATGGTGCCCTACCTTAAGGGTAAGGTTCCCACCGCCGCAGGTACCCTGCTGTCCTACGGGCTGACCGACGAAACTTATGCAGTGGCCATGAACCGCTATCAGAATCATGCTCCCACCGCCTCCTACATGGCCGGCCTGAACCTGAGCTCGCACGTTGGCTGGATCGCCAGCACCTTACTGGGGGCCTTGCTGGGCAGTTATGCCGGCAATACCGACCGTCTGGGCCTGGGCTTTGCCTTGCCGGCAATGTATATCTGTCTGTTGGTGTTTATGATTAAGCGCAAGTCAGACGTTTTGGTGGCCCTGTCTTCAGCGTTGTTTTGTCTGTTAATTGGTTATTTGGTACCTGCCACCATGGGGAATCTGTTCAATATCATTATTGCGACGGTTGCCGGGGCCAGTCTGGGGGTGTTGATAGGTGAGCGGGACTAG
- a CDS encoding predicted membrane protein, which produces MSGTSIWIMIIGVSVVSILPRVLPVALFSRYEFPGLLKRWLSYVAPSVLGGLTALSVLAPDGVIDISVYNRHIWAFVPTLLIAVKTRSLFYSLLAGIVAMALLYNFV; this is translated from the coding sequence GTGAGCGGGACTAGCATCTGGATCATGATCATCGGCGTTTCGGTAGTGTCCATCCTGCCGCGCGTCCTGCCGGTAGCATTGTTTTCCCGTTACGAATTTCCCGGGCTGCTGAAACGGTGGCTGTCTTACGTGGCCCCGTCGGTTTTAGGCGGCCTGACGGCGCTGAGCGTACTGGCGCCGGACGGCGTCATCGACATCAGCGTTTACAACAGGCATATCTGGGCCTTCGTGCCCACGCTGCTGATCGCAGTTAAGACCAGAAGCCTTTTCTACAGCCTGTTGGCCGGCATTGTAGCCATGGCTCTGCTGTATAATTTTGTGTGA
- a CDS encoding hypothetical membrane protein has translation MKEIIKKYRFFIALAVINFFLIVFFPAIGRKSLQITWRNTLEMLSVLPPVFILLGLLDVWVQRETMIKFMGDNSGFLGVATAFILGSAAAGPLYAAFPIAGVLLKKGSKLFNVLVFIGAWSTTKIPMLLFEASAMGWKFMLTRFIIDIPGIALIAYITEKALTEKEKLAIYGEALKAG, from the coding sequence ATGAAGGAAATTATAAAAAAATACAGGTTCTTTATTGCCCTGGCAGTTATAAATTTTTTCCTGATTGTATTTTTCCCCGCCATTGGGCGAAAGTCACTGCAAATAACCTGGCGCAATACTCTCGAAATGCTTTCTGTACTGCCGCCTGTTTTTATTTTGCTCGGGCTTCTGGATGTATGGGTGCAGCGGGAAACTATGATAAAGTTCATGGGCGACAATTCAGGGTTTTTAGGGGTTGCAACCGCATTTATCCTTGGTTCAGCAGCAGCAGGCCCGCTGTACGCTGCCTTCCCCATTGCAGGCGTGCTGCTAAAGAAAGGTAGCAAGCTTTTTAATGTTTTAGTTTTCATTGGCGCCTGGTCCACGACCAAAATACCAATGCTTTTGTTCGAAGCGTCGGCTATGGGCTGGAAATTTATGCTCACCCGCTTTATCATCGACATCCCCGGAATAGCTTTAATTGCTTATATTACTGAAAAGGCGCTGACTGAAAAAGAAAAACTGGCGATTTACGGGGAGGCCTTAAAAGCAGGGTAA
- the ArsR gene encoding predicted transcriptional regulator, with translation MKDFPAVLKAMADETRFQILNILLEHDFCVGALAKKLSISEAAVSQHLQILRKAGLVNGEKRGYYTHYWVDREALKQAAEEIRTLAIKTGKRDGCRKGPQTDRNHCSKENGKDI, from the coding sequence ATGAAAGATTTCCCTGCAGTTTTAAAAGCTATGGCCGACGAAACACGCTTCCAAATCTTAAACATCCTCCTCGAACACGATTTTTGCGTGGGGGCCCTGGCAAAAAAGCTCAGCATATCCGAAGCTGCTGTATCTCAGCACCTTCAGATATTGAGAAAGGCAGGGCTGGTAAACGGTGAAAAGAGAGGCTATTACACTCACTACTGGGTAGACCGGGAGGCGCTCAAGCAGGCGGCAGAAGAAATCAGAACCTTAGCAATCAAAACCGGCAAGCGCGACGGGTGCCGCAAAGGCCCTCAAACTGACCGCAATCATTGCAGCAAAGAAAACGGAAAGGATATATGA
- a CDS encoding hypothetical protein (containing COG2206, HD-GYP domain and FhlA (COG2203), FOG: GAF domain): MSCAETDFYKSIIWQAPFGYAYHKLLVGAAGEPEDYVFLEVNPAFEEMTGLKSESVIGKRVTQVLPGIRSGGFDWVAFYGRVAQAGEKQDFVQYAEDLKRWYRVVTFSPKKGFFVTLVQEITELKKRLEHEKLISSISQMALQVRKREEFLSGALRVLGEGTGVSRTYLFEMDPKKGTMSNTFEWTAPGITPQKENLQEIPQDEFSWWVDRLKSRETINYKDIEDIPDEKTKEILRPQEIKSLLVLPVFLEEDLYGFVGFDECLNYREWSESDVNCLQITARIISDFILLKKFEEQITYLSYHDQLTGLYNRRFMEEEIRRLDTARQLPVSIIMGDINGLKLTNDVFGHKVGDYLLKKAARFIRKSCRREDVVARWGGDEFVILLPKTGLKVAEEVVKRIENRCALDREAPIRVSIALGYAAKNSAGEDIWRVLKEAEEWMYRKKLLHGKSYRNAVISSLKAALYEKSMETEEHAERLMEIGLKVAKSLGLPAKQLDEMELLSVLHDIGKVAIRENILLKPGPLTEEEWAEMKKHPEIGYRIAQSAPELASVAEYILCHHERWDGKGYPRGIKGEDIPLLSRILAVADAFDAMTHDRPYQRAMSREEAIAEIKRNAGTQFDPEVVRAFIEVFC, translated from the coding sequence TTGAGCTGCGCTGAAACAGATTTTTATAAGAGCATTATCTGGCAGGCACCCTTTGGCTACGCTTACCACAAGCTGCTGGTGGGAGCGGCTGGCGAGCCGGAAGACTATGTTTTTCTGGAAGTCAACCCTGCTTTTGAAGAGATGACCGGGTTAAAAAGTGAGTCTGTCATTGGGAAAAGGGTGACGCAGGTGCTGCCCGGCATCAGGTCGGGCGGTTTCGACTGGGTGGCCTTTTACGGCAGGGTAGCCCAGGCAGGCGAGAAGCAGGACTTTGTTCAGTACGCAGAAGACCTTAAGCGCTGGTACAGAGTAGTTACTTTTTCCCCAAAAAAAGGCTTTTTTGTTACTTTGGTTCAGGAGATAACCGAACTGAAGAAGAGGCTGGAGCACGAAAAGCTTATCAGCAGCATTTCTCAAATGGCTTTGCAGGTGAGGAAGCGGGAAGAATTTCTAAGCGGGGCGCTGCGGGTTTTGGGCGAGGGCACAGGGGTAAGCCGGACATATCTGTTTGAAATGGACCCGAAGAAGGGGACAATGAGCAACACTTTTGAGTGGACCGCGCCCGGCATAACGCCGCAGAAAGAAAACCTTCAAGAAATCCCGCAGGATGAGTTTAGCTGGTGGGTGGACAGGCTTAAAAGCAGGGAAACTATAAACTACAAGGATATTGAAGACATTCCCGATGAAAAGACGAAGGAGATCCTAAGGCCCCAGGAAATTAAGTCCCTGCTGGTGCTGCCTGTTTTCCTGGAAGAGGATTTATACGGCTTTGTCGGTTTTGACGAGTGCCTGAATTACAGGGAATGGTCTGAGTCAGATGTCAACTGCCTGCAGATTACCGCGAGGATTATTTCCGATTTTATCCTGCTCAAGAAATTTGAAGAACAAATCACCTATCTAAGTTACCATGACCAACTGACAGGCCTTTACAACCGCAGATTTATGGAAGAAGAAATCAGGCGGCTGGATACAGCGCGCCAACTGCCCGTATCGATTATTATGGGAGACATCAACGGGCTGAAGCTGACCAACGACGTTTTCGGCCACAAAGTGGGTGATTATCTTTTAAAAAAAGCGGCAAGGTTTATAAGAAAAAGCTGCCGCCGGGAGGACGTGGTCGCCCGCTGGGGAGGGGACGAGTTTGTCATTTTGCTGCCCAAGACCGGCCTGAAAGTAGCAGAAGAAGTTGTCAAGAGGATTGAAAATAGATGTGCCTTGGATCGTGAAGCGCCCATCCGGGTGAGCATTGCCCTGGGCTATGCTGCAAAGAACAGCGCCGGAGAGGATATCTGGCGGGTTTTGAAGGAAGCCGAGGAATGGATGTACCGAAAGAAGCTTTTGCACGGCAAAAGCTACAGGAACGCTGTTATTTCATCCTTAAAGGCCGCTCTTTATGAAAAGAGCATGGAAACAGAGGAGCATGCTGAAAGGCTGATGGAAATAGGTCTTAAAGTAGCGAAAAGTTTGGGCCTTCCCGCCAAACAATTAGATGAAATGGAGCTGCTCTCGGTGCTCCATGATATTGGCAAGGTAGCTATCAGAGAAAACATTCTGTTAAAGCCCGGCCCATTAACAGAGGAGGAGTGGGCGGAAATGAAAAAGCACCCGGAAATTGGCTACCGCATCGCCCAAAGCGCGCCAGAGCTGGCTTCCGTTGCTGAATACATCCTATGCCACCATGAAAGGTGGGACGGAAAGGGTTATCCCCGGGGAATAAAAGGCGAAGATATTCCTTTGCTGTCGCGCATCCTGGCTGTTGCTGACGCTTTCGACGCCATGACCCACGACAGGCCGTACCAGCGGGCAATGAGCAGGGAAGAGGCTATAGCTGAAATAAAAAGGAATGCTGGAACGCAGTTCGACCCAGAGGTGGTTAGGGCTTTTATCGAAGTATTTTGTTGA
- a CDS encoding MoxR-like ATPase, translating to MNLDGLTVDGLHRSFEEQGYICEKNLAVTVFLALKLNKPLLVEGAPGVGKTEIAKVLSRVFDAELIRLQCYEGLDENKALYEWNYQKQLLRIQMQKENIGYEIKERDLFSDEYLLERPLLKAIRSEKPVVLLIDEVDKVEDEFEAFLFEVLSDFQVSIPELGTIAARQIPIVVLTSNRERELSDGLKRRCVYLFIDYPTIEKEVRILKVKAPEAGERLSREVARAVNLIRSNKAVGKKPAISESIDWARALVALGAGSLSREAVMQTLNIVLKNKDDIDTVVREVGAEALAAYAQKHEN from the coding sequence ATGAACCTGGACGGTTTGACGGTTGACGGGCTGCACCGGTCATTTGAAGAGCAGGGGTATATTTGCGAGAAGAACCTGGCTGTGACCGTTTTCCTGGCTTTAAAGCTCAACAAGCCGCTGCTGGTGGAAGGCGCCCCGGGCGTGGGGAAAACAGAAATAGCCAAAGTGCTGAGCAGGGTTTTTGACGCGGAGCTGATCCGCCTTCAATGCTATGAAGGGCTGGACGAAAACAAGGCCCTGTACGAGTGGAATTATCAAAAGCAGCTTTTAAGGATTCAAATGCAAAAGGAAAACATAGGCTATGAAATAAAGGAGCGGGATCTTTTCAGTGACGAGTACCTGCTGGAAAGGCCCCTGCTGAAGGCCATCCGCTCGGAGAAACCGGTTGTCCTGCTGATTGACGAGGTGGATAAGGTCGAGGATGAATTTGAAGCCTTTCTTTTCGAGGTGCTTTCGGACTTTCAGGTTTCCATTCCCGAACTGGGAACCATAGCCGCCAGGCAGATTCCCATAGTGGTCCTGACCAGCAACAGGGAGCGGGAGCTTTCGGACGGCTTAAAGCGCCGCTGCGTTTACCTGTTCATTGACTATCCCACCATTGAGAAGGAAGTGCGCATTCTGAAGGTAAAGGCCCCGGAGGCGGGGGAAAGGCTCTCGCGGGAGGTGGCCCGGGCCGTAAACCTGATCAGGTCAAATAAGGCGGTGGGGAAAAAGCCGGCCATTTCCGAGTCCATTGACTGGGCCAGGGCGCTGGTGGCGCTGGGCGCCGGCTCCCTCAGCCGGGAGGCGGTCATGCAGACGCTTAACATCGTTTTAAAGAATAAGGATGATATTGACACTGTGGTGCGGGAGGTTGGGGCCGAGGCGCTGGCCGCCTACGCCCAAAAACATGAGAACTGA
- the CoxE gene encoding hypothetical protein (containing von Willebrand factor type A (vWA) domain), with translation MILTLWCGRLGPRRWPPTPKNMRTDVLALAGQYSSHGAEDGLNNLLYGLAEFVHILRRLGVRVSVAEARDAYEALSWIDLMDREQVRGALSVTLVKNRHDREVFDLAFDAYFVPPEVRQQRQELKLKTPVCEDGRAGGGGDELVKAIKEDVRDWGRELLELNRQAVEKNEKLSIKPGWTKQFRKQLIETIGRMEGGAGGVHPALIARTVEDSVGEWRGREVRQAARRGPAPPLNTPDAPAGAAVPDEALPPASGTGRGDLSIIYSDMKKIDDEDLPRAALLIKKLSRRMATRISRRYFRSRRRGRLDLRRTIRKNISLGGTLMELKFQSKKKQKPRVVLICDVSGSMARYTIFVIQFIYGLLKVVRGIETFIFSEDLERITPYLKKGEGFARTMYGLVEQSAQWGMGTNLHASLAAFLDKHRRLLSPAVYVIIVSDAQTIQARQAAEDLEEIRGRVRDVIWLNTMPREEWKRSPATLEFQRHCRMFECSTLDQLNKVLGSQMFIA, from the coding sequence ATGATATTGACACTGTGGTGCGGGAGGTTGGGGCCGAGGCGCTGGCCGCCTACGCCCAAAAACATGAGAACTGACGTGCTGGCACTGGCCGGGCAGTACTCTTCCCACGGCGCGGAAGATGGCTTGAACAACCTGCTTTACGGCCTGGCAGAGTTCGTCCATATTTTGAGGCGCCTGGGCGTCCGGGTCAGCGTGGCGGAAGCCAGGGACGCATACGAGGCCCTTTCCTGGATTGATTTAATGGACCGGGAGCAGGTCAGGGGGGCCTTAAGCGTGACGCTGGTTAAAAACCGCCATGACCGTGAGGTTTTTGACCTGGCCTTCGACGCTTACTTTGTTCCTCCAGAGGTCCGTCAGCAGCGCCAGGAACTGAAGCTTAAAACCCCTGTCTGCGAGGACGGCCGGGCCGGGGGCGGCGGTGATGAACTGGTTAAGGCAATCAAGGAGGACGTCCGGGACTGGGGCAGGGAACTTTTAGAGCTTAACCGCCAGGCGGTGGAAAAGAACGAAAAGCTGTCCATAAAGCCGGGCTGGACCAAGCAGTTCAGGAAGCAGTTAATTGAAACTATCGGCCGGATGGAAGGCGGCGCGGGCGGCGTTCACCCGGCGCTGATCGCCAGGACGGTGGAGGACTCCGTGGGCGAATGGCGCGGCCGGGAGGTGAGGCAGGCTGCCAGGAGAGGCCCGGCGCCCCCTCTGAACACCCCGGATGCCCCTGCCGGAGCGGCGGTGCCGGATGAGGCGCTCCCCCCCGCCTCCGGTACCGGGCGCGGCGACCTGTCGATCATTTACTCGGACATGAAAAAGATCGACGACGAAGACCTGCCCAGGGCGGCCCTTTTGATCAAGAAGCTGTCGCGCCGGATGGCCACACGCATCTCCAGGCGCTATTTCCGGAGCCGCAGGCGGGGCAGGCTGGATTTGCGCCGCACCATCCGCAAAAACATCAGCCTGGGCGGCACCCTGATGGAACTGAAGTTCCAGTCCAAAAAGAAGCAGAAGCCGCGGGTGGTGCTTATTTGCGACGTTTCCGGGTCCATGGCGCGCTATACCATTTTCGTCATCCAGTTTATTTACGGTCTGCTGAAAGTCGTCAGGGGCATTGAAACTTTCATTTTTTCGGAGGACCTGGAGAGGATCACGCCTTATCTGAAGAAAGGGGAGGGCTTTGCCCGGACGATGTATGGGCTGGTGGAACAGAGCGCTCAGTGGGGAATGGGTACAAACCTGCATGCTTCCCTGGCTGCCTTCCTGGATAAGCACCGCCGCTTGCTTTCTCCTGCCGTTTACGTTATTATAGTCAGCGACGCCCAGACCATCCAGGCCCGCCAGGCGGCAGAAGACCTGGAGGAAATAAGGGGCAGGGTCAGGGACGTAATCTGGCTGAACACCATGCCGCGCGAAGAGTGGAAGCGCTCGCCGGCAACGCTGGAATTCCAGAGGCATTGCCGCATGTTCGAATGCTCCACCCTGGACCAGTTGAATAAAGTGCTGGGCAGCCAAATGTTTATTGCCTGA
- the SirA gene encoding predicted redox protein (regulator of disulfide bond formation) — translation MDKTVDARGLLCPEPVLLTKKAIEKEKGGTIRVLVDNNAARENVTRLAKSLGWNITITTREDEYEIVLTK, via the coding sequence TTGGACAAAACGGTTGATGCGCGCGGGCTGCTTTGCCCTGAACCGGTGCTGCTGACTAAAAAAGCCATAGAAAAAGAAAAGGGCGGAACAATAAGGGTGCTGGTAGACAACAACGCCGCCAGGGAAAATGTAACCCGCCTGGCCAAAAGCCTCGGCTGGAACATCACCATCACCACAAGGGAGGACGAATACGAGATAGTTCTGACGAAATAA
- a CDS encoding predicted ATPase (ABC class), translating into MDRLLQILKRIDGKGYGAYKELAGTYQFADFTLFIDHVQGDPFASPTRIRVRVAGEKAGFPPQLWASKPRRIGLQDYLARQVAVKAKVYCGGVRGTGKSGLLLIDAGGQEILERTALVISAGYVEARLSVGLPADGRRIKGALAAKMLTEELAGIVRASLFYKRLDAAEVLSFVQLKEDQQFIREELVRRKLVAFVADGAVLPRESGASDRPMKGQAVPFEAPPGLAVEMDLPNRGTVRGMGIPEGVTLIVGGGYHGKSTLLKAIERGVYDHIPGDGRELVITRCDAVKIRAEDGRRVEKVDISPFINNLPFGKDTVSFSTEDASGSTSQAANIMEALEIGTSLLLLDEDTSATNFMIRDARMQALVAREKEPITPFVDKVKLLYKDKGVSTILVMGGSGDYFDVADLVIMMDGYRPHVVTGRARELAGQKPTGRRPEGGAAFGEVRHRVPLKQGFKPERGGRVKVDAKGLSTIIFGTAAIDLSFLEQLVDPGQTRAIADILLYLSRKYFDGQNSLSQAIRKLYGEIEEKGLDVVSPFYGKHPGDYAMPRPQEVAGAVNRLRTLMVR; encoded by the coding sequence ATGGACAGGCTCTTGCAGATTTTAAAAAGAATAGACGGCAAAGGCTACGGTGCTTACAAAGAACTGGCCGGCACCTATCAGTTTGCAGACTTCACCCTTTTCATCGACCATGTACAGGGGGACCCCTTTGCCTCTCCCACCAGGATAAGGGTGAGAGTGGCGGGGGAGAAGGCGGGTTTTCCGCCGCAGCTTTGGGCCTCCAAGCCCCGCCGGATCGGCCTGCAGGATTACCTGGCCAGGCAGGTGGCGGTCAAGGCAAAGGTATACTGCGGCGGAGTGCGGGGAACCGGCAAAAGCGGCCTGCTCCTCATTGATGCGGGCGGTCAGGAAATTTTGGAGCGGACGGCGCTTGTCATAAGTGCCGGGTACGTGGAGGCGAGGCTGTCGGTTGGCCTGCCGGCCGACGGGCGGCGGATAAAAGGCGCCCTGGCCGCAAAGATGCTTACGGAAGAACTGGCCGGAATAGTGCGGGCCTCCCTGTTTTACAAAAGGCTTGATGCGGCTGAGGTGCTTTCTTTCGTGCAGTTAAAGGAAGACCAGCAGTTCATAAGGGAAGAGCTGGTGCGGCGGAAGCTGGTTGCTTTTGTTGCCGACGGAGCGGTTTTGCCCAGGGAAAGTGGTGCCAGCGACAGGCCGATGAAGGGGCAGGCGGTGCCCTTTGAAGCCCCGCCCGGGCTGGCGGTTGAAATGGATCTTCCCAACCGGGGAACCGTCAGGGGAATGGGCATTCCGGAGGGGGTTACCCTCATCGTCGGCGGGGGCTATCATGGCAAGTCGACGCTTTTAAAGGCAATAGAAAGGGGAGTTTACGACCACATTCCCGGCGACGGCCGGGAGCTGGTGATCACGCGCTGCGATGCCGTAAAAATAAGGGCGGAAGACGGGCGGCGGGTGGAGAAGGTGGACATCAGCCCGTTTATCAACAACCTGCCCTTCGGCAAGGACACCGTTTCCTTCAGCACGGAAGATGCCAGCGGGAGCACCTCCCAGGCCGCCAACATTATGGAGGCCCTGGAAATAGGGACGAGCCTTTTGCTCCTGGACGAGGATACCAGCGCCACCAACTTCATGATCAGGGACGCCAGGATGCAGGCCCTGGTGGCCAGGGAGAAGGAGCCGATAACCCCCTTTGTGGACAAGGTAAAGCTGTTGTACAAAGACAAAGGGGTTTCCACCATTCTGGTGATGGGCGGTTCTGGGGATTATTTCGATGTGGCCGATCTGGTAATTATGATGGACGGTTACAGGCCGCACGTTGTAACCGGCAGGGCCAGGGAACTGGCCGGGCAAAAGCCGACCGGCAGGCGCCCGGAAGGGGGTGCGGCATTCGGCGAGGTAAGGCACAGGGTTCCCTTAAAGCAGGGGTTTAAGCCCGAGCGAGGGGGCAGGGTAAAAGTGGATGCCAAGGGCTTGAGCACAATAATATTTGGAACCGCCGCAATCGACCTCAGTTTTTTGGAGCAACTGGTCGACCCGGGCCAGACCAGGGCCATTGCGGACATATTGCTTTACTTGAGCAGGAAATACTTTGACGGCCAGAACAGCCTGTCCCAGGCAATCCGGAAGCTGTACGGGGAAATAGAAGAAAAGGGCCTGGACGTCGTTTCGCCCTTTTACGGCAAGCACCCGGGCGATTACGCAATGCCGCGCCCCCAGGAGGTGGCGGGGGCCGTCAACCGCCTGAGAACCTTAATGGTGAGGTAG